A window of Candidatus Nitrospira allomarina genomic DNA:
TCCTGGAATGCATGCCGACCGAACTGGCACAACGCATCACTGAAGCCCTTTCAATACCGACCATTGGTATTGGCGCCGGGCATGGGTGTGACGGGCAAGTGTTGGTGCTTTACGACCTGTTAGGACTCTTCGATGACTTTGTTCCGAAATTTGTCAAACCCTATGCACATCTGAAGGCGGATGCCTTGCAGGCGCTCCGGCGGTATAAAGAAGAAGTTGAATGCGGAAAATTCCCCACCGATGCTGAAAGTTATCATTAAAAAAATTTCACACCTTACATCCCTCAATATCAGACAGACCGTATTGTACACTCTGTCCATCTTCTGAGATTACTCAGAAGGTGTTTGAATTCATCCCCTTCTTGAAATCAATGATCCATCTGTTGGCCTCAACAAGTGGCCATAAATCAAAGGGTGAATCCTTTTTACCTACGGAGTCAAACCCAGGCCCCTACAGCGGGGCTGTCGGGTTTTCCGTTGCAGTTTGCGGACAGCCGCTTCATTATTGATTCCCAACGGATGGTGAATGTGTTCATGAAAAAAATATTCAAACAGTATGCCCTAAAGATGGTGAAGGATTTTTCAGCCAGGCTCTCATTGTCTGTGAGTAGAAATTCGACCGAGGGCTATATGCTGGGGTATGCCAAAGAGATTATGCGTGCATTGGAAAATGACTACGGAGTGACGACTCGCCGGGATGTCATCACTGGTCTTCGACGACTCAGTCTCGATGAATTCGGATTGGTATTGCTATCTATGCCCGATCCTGAGTACCCCAAGCTTTCACGACTTCTTCCTGCCATGGCGAGTGACGAGGTTCAGCGAGGCTGGACGGGAAACCATGGCTTGGCACTTCTCAAGGAGACTACGGCGTTCGTGCGTGCGTTGAATTACAATTATGCGCGCGTGACCGGGCGGTCTCTGGATAATGCCACCGTTTTGGATTTTGGGTGTGGCTATGGCCGTATCGCCCAGTTGCTGTATTATTTCACAGTCGAGGACAAAGTATTCGGGGTCGACCCCCGGGAACAGTCTATAGAGCTATGCCGGGAGTCGAGGCTCGGTACAAACTTTATGGTATCGGATTACCTCCCTGTATCCTTGCCGGTCGGGGGAGTGAAGTTTGATCTCATCTATGCGTTCTCCGTGTTCACCCACCTGTCCCGCAGGGCCATGACGACGTCGTTGCACACATTAAGGCAGCACATTGCGGATGATGGTCTGTTGGCCATGACCATCCGTCCGGTCGAATACTGGGAGCAGGCCCCTCATGCGTCTCAGGATCAGAAAGATGCCCTTGCCGTCCGACACCGACAGGAGGGCTTCGCCTTCAATCCTCACAACTGGGCGCCGATCGACGGTGACGTCACATACGGGGATTCCTCAATGACTTTGGACTGGATTACGACCACCTTTCCCGATTGGACAGTCAAGGCGACCGATCGTTGTTTGAAT
This region includes:
- a CDS encoding class I SAM-dependent DNA methyltransferase; the encoded protein is MKKIFKQYALKMVKDFSARLSLSVSRNSTEGYMLGYAKEIMRALENDYGVTTRRDVITGLRRLSLDEFGLVLLSMPDPEYPKLSRLLPAMASDEVQRGWTGNHGLALLKETTAFVRALNYNYARVTGRSLDNATVLDFGCGYGRIAQLLYYFTVEDKVFGVDPREQSIELCRESRLGTNFMVSDYLPVSLPVGGVKFDLIYAFSVFTHLSRRAMTTSLHTLRQHIADDGLLAMTIRPVEYWEQAPHASQDQKDALAVRHRQEGFAFNPHNWAPIDGDVTYGDSSMTLDWITTTFPDWTVKATDRCLNDPLQRYVFLVPR